The following are encoded together in the Candidatus Omnitrophota bacterium genome:
- a CDS encoding TraE/TraK family type IV conjugative transfer system protein — translation MSELVFNRVILEKHNRVLTWGLMILLGLNLIFVFWFMRASGQPPLIVFAKDGQLEVLKSRDLKMDEAFLKDFVKMVTGQYLSFSVSSLPKQIEGIKPYLAPKSAETILASFKNNQTVIEKESISQQFVINAIAITKKTDPFWVEVEGTRNIRASGNDKSAAVTYILEIKKIKPSEENPYGLLMTDIIEKGQTK, via the coding sequence ATGAGTGAACTTGTTTTTAACCGCGTCATCTTGGAAAAACATAACCGTGTTTTGACTTGGGGCTTGATGATCTTGCTGGGGCTTAATTTGATCTTCGTTTTTTGGTTTATGCGGGCTTCGGGTCAGCCGCCGCTGATTGTTTTTGCGAAAGACGGCCAGCTGGAAGTCCTCAAATCCAGAGACCTTAAGATGGACGAGGCGTTCTTGAAGGATTTTGTAAAAATGGTCACTGGACAATACTTGTCCTTTAGCGTTTCGTCCTTGCCTAAACAGATCGAAGGTATCAAGCCATACCTGGCCCCTAAGTCAGCTGAAACCATCCTTGCTTCTTTCAAAAATAATCAGACAGTCATCGAAAAAGAAAGCATTTCTCAGCAATTTGTGATCAATGCCATTGCCATCACCAAGAAAACGGATCCTTTCTGGGTAGAGGTCGAGGGTACAAGAAACATCCGTGCTTCCGGCAATGACAAAAGTGCCGCTGTTACATATATCCTTGAGATCAAGAAAATAAAACCCAGCGAAGAAAACCCTTACGGTTTATTGATGACCGATATTATTGAGAAAGGACAAACAAAATGA
- a CDS encoding N-6 DNA methylase, translating to MNLERKYNRDDFLAFLKSFIPEFTKDVRRVGTSGLQVTKETFYLGESAKFNLSIFELIHSSSADARVALAMDGFKVMKSSATYRALVIYRADKGEDWRLSLMTATPGVNAEGKVEQVLSNPRRFSFFLGPNAQINTPYQFLIEQGQVKDFDDLKSRFSIEVVNKNFYTQIAVLFTQLAGGKRIIGRKSIDAGRGLLNLPSTVDDTLDKEFTVRLIGRLVFCWFLKKKRSDKNIALLPEELLSVKAVSRNRDYYHGILEPLFFEVLNTSVVNREKKYQGSLWSQIPFLNGGLFTPHHHDFYELGPLRISKYINTLKVPDHWIKELFEILETYNFTIDENTSIDVELSIEPEMLGRIFENLLAEINPETGETARKATGSFYTPRPIVEHMVDESLNQYLLTKTKLDESKIKSLLSYESFEVKLTESEKESVLGALDVVKVIDPACGSGAFPMGILQKILLILQKLDPESEWWLERKLSQIESKLLRQELGRKLKSQNVNYVHKLGIIQSSIYGVDIQPIAVEISKLRFFLSLIVDEKVSDTKENRGVEPLPNLEFKFMCTNSLIGLPKKEKNSDELFEAEDTQSISELKDLRDEYLRSYGVEKEKIQIKFLKTQRKMAEFYWQSILRPQIDLWGNQKEIKKQDVPEFTRMLSNWDPFSDKPAGWFDPEWMFGIKDGFDIVIGNPPYGILNKKQNKTESIIVSEEELEFFKNSSYYEPASGGMINIFRLFILRSIYLLSKNGIFSEIFPLAFIGDLSIGRLRKYILDHYEILSIEAFPERDNSNKRVFEAVKMSVCILNLRNSKTKSDAPFFIRINTDRYIDEKAEKNYLTKKIVDLIDKENTTFPLTTLKETNLLVKIFSNSIRFSQIGKCNTGEVDMTFCKDCFSNNPNNARLLKGAIIDRYQLRTKMSQGEIVFIDEKKLFALKRNLSNDFKVQERIVLQGITGVNESSRLKMMIIKDAYCANSLNYLTLNKDLDKKYLLGIFNSKLLNFVFSKFSTNSNVNGYEIDNAPVIIDDAFIEPISKLVSFIILNNHVGIHSLGGASFFFERLIDAMVYELYLSDEIKAANCEILQYLGNLQELKDDWSDGEKLAAIEKVYKKFFDLLHPVSAAMAKMQGIPEVRIIEGRGKD from the coding sequence ATGAATCTGGAACGAAAATATAACAGGGATGATTTTCTAGCATTTTTAAAGTCTTTTATTCCAGAATTTACAAAAGATGTTAGGCGCGTTGGCACTAGCGGATTACAAGTAACAAAAGAAACATTTTATCTTGGGGAAAGTGCAAAGTTCAATCTGTCTATATTTGAGTTAATCCATTCGTCATCTGCTGATGCTCGCGTAGCTTTGGCTATGGACGGCTTCAAGGTAATGAAGAGTAGCGCTACATACCGGGCACTAGTGATCTATCGAGCCGATAAGGGAGAAGATTGGCGGTTGTCTTTAATGACAGCCACTCCCGGTGTTAATGCAGAAGGAAAAGTAGAGCAAGTCCTCTCAAATCCACGCAGATTTTCTTTTTTTTTGGGTCCCAACGCTCAAATTAATACGCCGTATCAATTTCTTATTGAACAAGGCCAGGTAAAAGATTTCGATGATTTAAAAAGCCGCTTTTCAATCGAGGTGGTAAATAAGAACTTCTATACGCAAATCGCGGTTCTTTTTACTCAATTGGCTGGGGGGAAACGTATAATTGGCCGAAAGTCAATTGATGCTGGTAGGGGTCTTTTGAACTTGCCCTCTACTGTCGATGATACTTTGGATAAAGAATTTACGGTTCGGCTCATTGGTCGACTTGTATTTTGTTGGTTTCTAAAGAAAAAACGGTCGGACAAAAATATCGCTCTTTTGCCAGAAGAGCTTCTTTCAGTGAAAGCAGTCTCAAGAAATAGAGATTATTACCATGGTATTTTGGAACCCTTGTTTTTTGAGGTGCTTAATACTTCTGTGGTGAATCGTGAAAAGAAATATCAAGGATCGCTTTGGTCGCAAATACCTTTTTTAAATGGTGGTCTTTTTACTCCACATCATCATGATTTTTATGAGCTGGGACCTCTGCGGATTTCAAAGTATATAAATACGCTTAAGGTTCCCGATCATTGGATAAAAGAGTTATTCGAAATTCTTGAAACATATAACTTTACTATTGATGAGAACACATCCATTGATGTTGAGCTTTCCATCGAGCCTGAAATGCTTGGCCGTATCTTTGAAAATTTACTTGCTGAAATCAATCCTGAAACTGGAGAGACTGCGCGTAAGGCGACCGGCAGCTTCTATACCCCAAGGCCGATTGTGGAGCATATGGTCGATGAAAGTTTAAATCAATACCTACTCACAAAGACTAAGTTAGATGAGAGTAAGATTAAAAGTCTTCTAAGTTATGAAAGTTTTGAAGTAAAACTTACCGAATCAGAGAAAGAATCTGTTCTCGGGGCTCTTGACGTTGTTAAGGTTATTGATCCTGCCTGCGGAAGTGGCGCTTTCCCAATGGGGATACTTCAAAAGATACTACTCATTCTCCAGAAACTAGATCCGGAATCTGAATGGTGGCTTGAAAGAAAGCTTTCTCAAATCGAGAGCAAATTACTCAGACAAGAACTTGGGAGAAAATTGAAATCCCAAAATGTTAATTATGTTCATAAACTTGGGATTATTCAAAGTTCGATTTATGGTGTGGATATCCAGCCGATTGCTGTTGAGATTTCAAAGTTGAGGTTTTTTCTGTCGCTTATAGTGGATGAAAAAGTAAGTGATACGAAAGAAAATCGTGGTGTTGAGCCATTGCCAAATCTTGAATTTAAATTTATGTGTACCAATAGTTTAATAGGTTTGCCAAAAAAGGAAAAGAATTCAGATGAGCTTTTTGAAGCGGAGGATACTCAATCTATCAGTGAGCTTAAAGACCTCCGGGATGAATATCTGCGAAGTTACGGGGTTGAGAAAGAAAAAATACAAATAAAATTTTTAAAAACACAAAGAAAAATGGCAGAATTTTATTGGCAAAGTATATTAAGGCCACAAATCGATCTTTGGGGGAATCAAAAGGAAATTAAGAAGCAGGATGTACCTGAATTTACACGCATGTTGAGTAATTGGGACCCGTTTTCAGATAAACCGGCCGGCTGGTTTGATCCAGAATGGATGTTTGGGATAAAAGATGGGTTTGATATTGTGATCGGGAATCCACCGTATGGTATTTTGAATAAGAAACAAAATAAGACCGAAAGTATTATTGTTTCGGAAGAAGAATTAGAGTTCTTTAAGAATAGTAGTTATTATGAGCCTGCTTCAGGAGGAATGATAAATATTTTTAGGCTTTTTATACTAAGAAGTATTTATCTTCTTTCAAAGAACGGGATATTTTCAGAAATATTTCCGTTAGCATTTATTGGTGACTTAAGCATTGGAAGATTAAGAAAATACATTCTAGACCATTACGAAATTCTTTCTATTGAAGCATTTCCCGAAAGAGATAATTCAAATAAAAGAGTTTTTGAGGCGGTAAAAATGTCAGTTTGTATTTTGAATTTACGAAATTCAAAAACAAAATCAGATGCCCCATTCTTTATTAGAATTAATACGGATAGATATATAGATGAAAAAGCGGAGAAGAATTATTTAACAAAGAAAATCGTAGATTTGATTGATAAAGAAAACACTACTTTCCCTTTGACAACTTTAAAAGAGACAAATCTTTTAGTAAAAATATTTTCTAATAGCATTCGTTTTTCACAGATAGGTAAATGTAATACCGGAGAAGTAGATATGACATTTTGTAAAGACTGTTTTTCGAATAATCCAAATAATGCCAGGCTTTTAAAAGGCGCAATAATTGATAGGTACCAACTACGAACAAAAATGAGCCAAGGAGAGATAGTATTTATTGATGAGAAAAAGTTATTTGCTTTGAAAAGGAACTTATCAAATGACTTTAAAGTTCAAGAACGAATAGTTTTGCAAGGTATAACTGGAGTTAATGAATCATCCAGACTAAAAATGATGATAATTAAGGATGCCTATTGTGCCAATTCTCTGAATTATTTAACACTAAACAAAGATTTAGATAAAAAATATCTGCTCGGCATATTTAATAGCAAACTGCTTAATTTTGTTTTCTCTAAGTTCAGCACAAATAGCAATGTTAACGGGTATGAAATCGATAATGCTCCAGTAATTATTGATGATGCCTTCATTGAACCAATTAGCAAATTGGTGAGTTTTATTATATTAAATAATCATGTAGGGATTCATAGTTTAGGGGGAGCATCATTCTTTTTTGAACGACTTATAGATGCTATGGTTTATGAACTTTATCTCTCAGACGAAATCAAAGCTGCTAATTGCGAAATTCTGCAGTATCTTGGTAATCTGCAAGAGCTGAAAGACGACTGGAGTGATGGGGAGAAGCTCGCAGCTATTGAGAAAGTGTATAAAAAATTCTTCGATTTGCTGCACCCGGTAAGTGCTGCCATGGCAAAAATGCAAGGAATTCCGGAGGTGAGAATTATTGAGGGGAGAGGTAAGGATTAA
- a CDS encoding XRE family transcriptional regulator, whose product MPKVNPNILRWAREKARLTLEEAAEKLGLPDIKNMSASDRLVALEKGKDEPTRSLLVKMTKQYRRPLLTFYMSTPPRQGERGQDFRTLTDNYAIEKDVILDTLIRDIYARQSMLCVVLKDEEDAKPLPFIDSTKLSDGISVVLKSIQQTIPFDLDVFYNKPSPENAFAYLRSTVEKTGVFVLLISNLGSHHTSIEVEMFRGFALADNIAPFVIINDQDSKTAWSFTLLHELAHLWLGQTGISGLSSNKTIEKFCNDVASEFLLPTEKLRLININSAMESEEIKTSISEFARSHNLSGSMVAYKLFRTGLISESLWHQLSHSYRELWYHAMLKQRTKARESEGGGPSYYMVRRHRIGVHLITLVQRMMAAGSLTTSKAAKVLGIKPQNIQTLINSH is encoded by the coding sequence ATGCCAAAAGTTAACCCAAATATACTTCGTTGGGCGCGTGAAAAGGCAAGGTTGACTTTGGAGGAGGCTGCCGAAAAGCTTGGCCTTCCTGACATAAAGAATATGTCTGCGTCTGATCGTTTGGTTGCATTAGAAAAGGGTAAGGATGAGCCTACTCGATCATTGCTTGTAAAAATGACAAAGCAATACCGTCGGCCTTTATTAACCTTTTATATGTCGACTCCTCCAAGACAAGGCGAGCGTGGCCAAGATTTTCGTACGCTTACAGATAATTATGCAATTGAAAAAGATGTAATACTGGATACTTTGATCCGGGATATTTACGCACGACAAAGCATGCTCTGCGTTGTATTAAAAGATGAGGAAGATGCCAAACCCCTGCCGTTTATTGATTCTACGAAACTGTCGGATGGAATAAGTGTCGTATTAAAATCTATCCAGCAAACAATTCCATTTGATTTAGATGTCTTTTATAACAAACCATCACCTGAAAATGCATTTGCTTATTTACGATCAACAGTTGAGAAGACAGGTGTATTTGTTTTGCTTATCAGCAATCTTGGAAGCCATCACACTTCAATTGAAGTAGAAATGTTTAGAGGATTTGCTCTGGCAGATAACATTGCTCCTTTCGTAATCATTAATGATCAAGACTCGAAGACTGCTTGGTCTTTTACACTTCTTCATGAATTAGCTCATCTTTGGCTGGGACAGACCGGCATAAGCGGGCTATCTTCTAATAAAACAATTGAAAAATTTTGTAATGACGTAGCAAGTGAATTTCTACTTCCTACGGAGAAGCTTCGACTCATTAACATAAATAGCGCCATGGAATCTGAAGAAATTAAAACTTCTATTAGTGAATTTGCAAGATCACATAACCTAAGCGGCTCTATGGTCGCCTATAAACTTTTTCGTACAGGTTTAATTTCAGAAAGTCTTTGGCATCAACTCAGCCATTCTTATCGAGAACTGTGGTATCACGCCATGTTAAAGCAGCGCACAAAAGCACGCGAATCAGAGGGAGGAGGGCCTTCTTACTATATGGTACGTCGACATCGCATTGGAGTTCATTTGATTACTCTGGTCCAACGTATGATGGCAGCGGGTTCTTTAACTACTTCTAAGGCTGCTAAGGTGCTTGGAATCAAACCTCAAAACATACAAACTCTCATAAATAGTCATTGA
- a CDS encoding DUF4411 family protein, translating into MLYLLDANVLIDADRDYYPIESVPEFWEWLIYMGKKGEVKIPLEVYEEIKEGNKEDALTIWVKTASTEDALLLTEQVDAILVSRITDEGYAPDLTDNEVEAIGRDPFLIAYAMAKIKERCVVTTEVSRPRRLRENRHLPDVCGGFGVCCCNTFKFIKDSNFTTNWKTNP; encoded by the coding sequence TTGCTTTATTTACTTGATGCTAATGTTCTTATAGACGCAGATCGGGACTATTACCCAATAGAGAGCGTTCCCGAATTCTGGGAATGGCTTATCTATATGGGGAAAAAAGGGGAGGTCAAAATACCGCTTGAAGTATACGAAGAAATAAAGGAAGGTAATAAAGAAGATGCTCTGACAATTTGGGTTAAAACTGCCTCAACAGAAGATGCCTTACTTCTCACCGAACAAGTAGATGCAATTTTAGTTTCTCGCATAACAGATGAAGGATACGCGCCAGATTTAACTGATAATGAAGTTGAAGCTATTGGCCGGGACCCATTCCTAATTGCTTATGCTATGGCAAAAATAAAGGAACGGTGCGTGGTTACAACAGAGGTGTCCAGACCGAGACGTTTACGTGAAAATCGTCATCTTCCTGATGTGTGTGGTGGCTTTGGTGTTTGTTGTTGTAACACATTTAAATTTATTAAAGATTCGAACTTTACGACCAATTGGAAGACTAATCCATAA
- a CDS encoding ATP-binding protein, with the protein MRLYSEKCLRNLQDRMIVFGFEGWDIFMVLGAALILQIVKVNSLVIWGICGVMSGFLILVKRGKPANASEHYMDWFFKDKRFTAFPQAFAHNIRGRELDLRLNGLQEILPYSHFEDGFLVFKDDSLSVGYAITCPSLDNLSSDELIGYSQKIETFLNGLSDRATYQVFFTLDSDYHKEIDEHKVIKTNHPLIKTMHAQRIERFEALTKERLFRRRQCYLLVNFAQVHLGGRPRPFNFFGSIKKLTAAQVDETKKDFRLVLNNIEEGINGAGLGCKPMDDYGLMCLMYKYLNPDRLKEGIECPRPKDEEAFVKQVCCSDLAIDEKKGEYIHFGGFYHKYISLKVLPEATFPAMLARLDHLSFPEFDLVVNFEAPEKEWGRTRIESMRKREYGNMQGMFGIINKDAQTKVSQYEYLLEEIQQSNQKLFRMQLTVHVYAAEFEEVKKKTAEVIRLFSSLNGTEMHDERWGAVKPVFVSILPGWTKEASRWVLLKSAHLADFMPFFSEFKGSGKAECLFYNTTHGLAAYDPFSDDLSAFNTVVVGASGSGKSFTINQIINQYSKNDPVEIFIDIGGSYKRQVILKGGEYIDLGLKEKFTINLFDLSAGKKLCDFNEEEQNEILIIKTKTIEQMMGGVARFNGSDQIVEDYIFRSIQRLYRAVEYPVLSDLKGALKATCEAHKTLQQFYEPVVGLLGNWFAGGQYGNYTDGKSTISLDKSVICFDLKGLEKFERLQAVMLTIVTNFVWGKIMSEPGRRKFVIFDECWKLLSTPESAKFIAECYRTFRKYGAAAISVTQSLNDFLSGGLEHAILGNSNTRFILRQNSMPAVKGIVDYFNFNEQEQRLIETLQIKKGEYSEVFFSQSKQLQHISAKMVICPTPIEYWVATTDAMDLNYYEKIKIKGPALNMYEVLQQCAKDFPRGVGYEKTNY; encoded by the coding sequence ATGCGTCTTTACTCGGAAAAGTGTTTAAGGAATCTTCAGGACAGGATGATCGTCTTTGGCTTTGAAGGGTGGGATATCTTTATGGTTTTGGGGGCCGCTCTGATCCTGCAGATCGTCAAGGTTAACAGCCTTGTCATTTGGGGCATTTGCGGGGTCATGAGCGGTTTCCTTATTTTGGTCAAAAGGGGCAAGCCGGCCAATGCAAGCGAGCATTACATGGACTGGTTCTTTAAGGACAAGCGGTTTACCGCCTTCCCGCAGGCCTTTGCCCACAATATCCGTGGCCGTGAGCTAGATTTGAGGCTCAACGGCCTGCAGGAGATCCTGCCTTATAGCCATTTTGAGGACGGTTTTCTGGTTTTTAAGGATGATTCCCTGTCTGTCGGGTATGCCATCACCTGTCCCAGCCTTGACAATCTGTCCTCGGATGAACTGATCGGCTATTCTCAAAAAATTGAAACCTTTCTTAACGGTTTAAGCGATAGAGCGACCTACCAGGTGTTCTTCACCCTGGATAGCGATTATCACAAGGAGATTGACGAGCATAAGGTAATCAAAACCAATCATCCTTTGATCAAGACCATGCACGCTCAACGTATTGAACGCTTTGAGGCGTTAACCAAAGAAAGACTTTTTAGACGCCGACAGTGTTATTTGTTGGTTAATTTCGCGCAAGTCCACCTGGGCGGGAGGCCCAGACCGTTTAATTTCTTTGGCAGTATAAAGAAATTAACCGCCGCCCAGGTGGATGAAACGAAAAAGGATTTCCGGCTGGTGCTTAATAATATAGAGGAAGGCATAAACGGCGCGGGGTTAGGGTGTAAGCCGATGGATGACTACGGGCTTATGTGCTTAATGTACAAATACCTTAACCCCGACCGTTTAAAAGAAGGCATTGAATGTCCTAGGCCCAAAGACGAAGAGGCATTTGTCAAACAGGTGTGTTGTTCTGATCTTGCCATAGACGAAAAGAAAGGCGAATACATCCACTTTGGTGGTTTTTATCATAAATACATATCCTTGAAAGTCCTGCCCGAGGCGACCTTCCCGGCCATGTTGGCACGGCTCGATCATCTATCATTCCCGGAATTTGACTTAGTGGTCAATTTTGAGGCCCCGGAAAAAGAATGGGGCAGGACAAGAATTGAAAGTATGCGCAAGCGTGAGTACGGCAATATGCAGGGCATGTTCGGTATTATCAATAAGGACGCGCAGACAAAGGTCAGCCAATACGAATACCTTCTTGAGGAAATTCAACAAAGCAATCAAAAGCTGTTTCGTATGCAGTTGACCGTTCATGTCTATGCCGCGGAGTTTGAAGAAGTCAAAAAGAAAACAGCCGAGGTCATCCGGCTGTTTTCATCTTTGAATGGTACGGAAATGCACGATGAACGCTGGGGTGCGGTCAAGCCGGTCTTTGTCAGCATCCTGCCCGGCTGGACCAAGGAGGCCTCCCGTTGGGTTTTGCTAAAGTCAGCGCACCTGGCCGATTTTATGCCGTTTTTTTCCGAGTTTAAAGGAAGCGGCAAAGCCGAGTGCCTGTTTTACAACACGACTCATGGCCTTGCGGCCTATGATCCTTTTTCCGATGACCTGTCCGCGTTTAATACGGTGGTTGTCGGGGCCTCCGGTTCGGGCAAAAGTTTTACGATAAACCAGATCATCAATCAATACAGCAAAAACGACCCCGTTGAGATCTTCATAGACATTGGCGGCTCCTACAAACGTCAGGTCATTCTAAAAGGCGGTGAATACATTGACCTAGGGTTAAAAGAGAAGTTCACCATCAATCTTTTTGATCTTTCCGCAGGCAAAAAGTTATGTGACTTTAACGAAGAAGAACAAAACGAAATCCTCATCATCAAGACCAAGACCATTGAACAGATGATGGGTGGCGTGGCCCGCTTTAACGGCTCTGACCAGATCGTTGAAGATTACATTTTCCGTTCGATCCAACGGCTTTACAGAGCCGTTGAATATCCGGTTTTAAGTGATTTGAAAGGCGCTCTAAAAGCCACCTGCGAAGCTCATAAAACTCTCCAACAGTTTTATGAGCCGGTTGTCGGGCTTTTAGGCAATTGGTTTGCCGGCGGGCAATATGGAAATTATACGGACGGTAAATCCACGATCTCTTTGGATAAAAGCGTCATTTGTTTTGACTTAAAAGGTCTTGAGAAATTCGAACGCCTGCAGGCGGTCATGTTGACCATTGTTACCAATTTTGTTTGGGGCAAGATCATGAGTGAGCCGGGACGACGCAAATTTGTCATTTTTGATGAGTGCTGGAAACTTCTCTCCACACCGGAATCCGCCAAATTCATAGCGGAATGTTATCGGACATTCCGTAAATACGGGGCCGCGGCCATATCGGTTACACAGTCCTTGAATGATTTTCTATCCGGAGGCCTGGAGCATGCCATTTTGGGCAATTCCAACACACGCTTTATCTTAAGGCAAAACTCCATGCCTGCCGTTAAAGGCATTGTTGATTATTTTAATTTTAACGAGCAGGAACAGCGGCTCATTGAAACCTTGCAGATCAAGAAGGGTGAATATTCCGAGGTGTTCTTTTCCCAGTCAAAGCAGCTGCAGCACATAAGCGCCAAGATGGTCATATGCCCAACGCCTATTGAGTATTGGGTTGCCACAACGGACGCTATGGATCTCAATTATTACGAGAAGATCAAAATCAAGGGTCCGGCCTTGAATATGTATGAGGTATTACAGCAATGCGCCAAGGATTTCCCGCGCGGGGTGGGGTATGAGAAGACAAACTATTAA
- a CDS encoding glycine zipper domain-containing protein translates to MIDKYLYAVGLICLLTAGCTMRQAGYTALGAAAGGGIGYSLHRDGKEAAIGGLAGALTGNLAGQWQDKAEKTKHDKVYQEGYKQARVDVAVNDWETNTGKDLSKREPKRLVSVMVPKREENNVIYDAQEVKVEDYR, encoded by the coding sequence ATGATAGACAAATACCTTTATGCGGTTGGGTTAATCTGTTTATTAACCGCCGGTTGTACCATGCGCCAGGCAGGTTATACGGCCCTGGGCGCGGCCGCAGGTGGTGGTATCGGCTACTCCTTGCATCGTGACGGCAAAGAAGCGGCCATAGGGGGCCTGGCCGGGGCCTTGACCGGCAATCTGGCGGGTCAGTGGCAGGATAAAGCAGAGAAAACCAAGCATGACAAGGTTTATCAGGAAGGTTACAAGCAGGCCAGGGTGGATGTGGCCGTCAATGATTGGGAAACCAATACAGGAAAGGATTTATCCAAACGGGAGCCCAAGCGGCTGGTTAGCGTCATGGTCCCCAAGCGGGAGGAAAATAATGTCATTTACGACGCCCAGGAAGTCAAGGTAGAGGATTACAGATGA
- a CDS encoding TrbI/VirB10 family protein: MSANNPFLKTDNTGKRQPTFFTCALIGLFIFGSYFISTGKKPIKHEAKQTIIKEKDIIEAANNTKPLTDEGKAFKFDYSQLLKPPEVKQTVLVPITPPPVSKRISPINTKIIVFDNTKDYQTNWVVPLGSMIKCLLIHNIVTNNFEAPVIAQVWEDFYFDGKLLLPFGTRIYGTASVGKQRDRVTVRFDNIVFQDGKTVKINAIGLSKDGSGGLTGTVIDEHNKQTFIQMALNFLSGMALGLQQTATNQVTGISEIEASSRNAILNGAANTFQSEAGRIKADAENAKGYAIVLAGSDLIVYFTKEADVQGG; encoded by the coding sequence ATGTCTGCAAACAATCCGTTTCTTAAAACAGATAACACAGGCAAACGTCAGCCAACGTTTTTTACTTGCGCTTTGATCGGTCTATTTATTTTTGGTTCCTATTTTATTTCAACAGGCAAAAAGCCCATCAAACATGAAGCCAAACAGACGATCATCAAAGAAAAAGACATCATTGAAGCCGCCAACAACACCAAACCCCTTACGGATGAAGGAAAAGCGTTCAAATTCGACTACAGCCAGCTTTTAAAACCACCCGAAGTCAAGCAAACCGTCCTGGTCCCGATAACCCCGCCGCCGGTGAGCAAACGCATTTCCCCCATAAACACAAAAATCATTGTTTTTGACAATACCAAAGATTATCAGACCAATTGGGTGGTGCCATTAGGAAGTATGATCAAGTGCCTGTTAATCCACAATATCGTCACCAATAACTTTGAAGCTCCGGTGATCGCCCAGGTATGGGAGGACTTTTACTTTGATGGCAAATTGCTTTTACCCTTTGGGACACGGATCTACGGGACCGCTTCTGTCGGAAAACAAAGGGACAGGGTGACGGTACGTTTTGACAATATTGTTTTTCAGGATGGCAAGACAGTCAAGATCAATGCCATTGGTTTAAGCAAGGATGGCTCCGGTGGTTTGACCGGTACGGTCATTGATGAGCACAACAAGCAGACTTTTATTCAAATGGCGCTTAATTTTTTAAGTGGTATGGCATTGGGGTTACAGCAGACGGCCACCAATCAGGTCACAGGCATTAGTGAGATTGAAGCCAGTTCCCGCAATGCCATACTAAACGGCGCGGCTAATACTTTTCAAAGTGAAGCGGGACGCATTAAAGCCGACGCAGAAAACGCCAAAGGATATGCCATTGTCCTGGCCGGCAGTGATCTGATTGTTTATTTCACGAAAGAAGCTGACGTTCAAGGGGGATAG